GGACCACGGGCGCCACCACCAGCTGGGCGATGCGCTCGCCGCGCTTCACCTCGAACGGCAGCTGGCCCAGGTTGACGAGGAGGACCCCCACCTCGCCCCGGTAGTCCTGGTCCACGGTGCCGGGCGCGTTCACCATCCCGATGCCGTGCTTGAGCGCGAGCCCCGAGCGCGGCCGCACCTGGCCCTCGTGGCCCGGCGGCAGCTCGAGCGCCAGGCCGGTGGGGACCAGCCGGCGCTCGCCGGGCGCGAGCGTGCACGCCTCGTCGGCGCGCAGGTCGAGCCCGGCCGCGCCGGCGCTGTGGTACCCCGGCAGCTCGAGCGGCGGGCCGCGGTGCGCGACCCGCCGCAGCTTGAGCACCGGCGCCACGCTCAGGCCTGGGTCGACCCGCCGCCCGCGCCCTCGGCCTTCTTGGCCGCGTCGGCCAGGGCCTCCTTGCGCGAGAGCCGGATCTTGCCCGCCCGGTCGACGGAGATGACCTTCACCAGCACCTCCTCGCCCTCGGAGAGGACGTCGGAGACGCTCTTCACCCGCTTGTCGGAGAGCTCCGAGATGTGGATGAGGCCGTCGGTGCCGGGGAAGATCTCCACGAACGCGCCGAACTCGGCGATCTTCCGCACGGTGCCGAGGTAGGTCTTCCCCACCTCCGCCTCCTGCGTCAGGTCGCGGATGCGCTTGATGGCGGCGGCCACCCGCTCCTGGTCGGAGCTGGCGATGGAGATGGAGCCGTCGTCCTCGATGTTGATGGCGCAGCCGGTCTGGGCGGTGATCTCCTTGATCACCTTGCCGCCGGGCCCGATGACGTCCTTGATGCGCTCGGGGCGGATCTTGATGGTGGTGATGCGCGGCGCGTAGGCGCTGACGTCGGCGCGCGGCGCCTGGATCGACTTCAGCATCTCGCCCAGGATGTGCTTGCGCCCCTCGGCCGCCTGCGACAGGGCCCGCTCGAGGATCTCCCGGGTCACGCCGCCGATCTTGATGTCCATCTGGATCGAGGTGATGCCGGCCTCGGTGCCGCACACCTTGAAGTCCATGTCGCCGAGGTGGTCCTCGTCCCCGAGGATGTCGGAGAGGATGGCGATCTTCTCGCCCTCCTTGATGAGGCCCATCGCGATGCCGGCCACCGGCGCCTTGATGGGCACGCCGGCGTCCATGAGCGAGAGGCAGCCGCCGCAGACGGAGGCCATCGAGGAGGAGCCGTTCGACTCCATGATGTCGGAGACGATGCGGACCGTGTACGGGAACTTGTCCTCGGCCGGCATGACGTGCCGCAGCGCGCGCTCGGCGAGCGCCCCGTGGCCGATCTCGCGGCGGCCCGGGCTGCGGAGGAACTTCACCTCGCCCACGCTGAAGGGCGGGAAGTTGTAGTGCAGCATGAACTTCTTGAAGATCATGCCGGTGAGCTGCTCGACCCGCTGCTCGTCCTCGGCGGTGCCGAGGGTGGTCGCCACCAGCGCCTGCGTCTCGCCGCGGGTGAAGAGGGCGGAGCCGTGGACGCGGGGCAGCAGCCCCACCTCGCAGGTGATCTTGCGGATGTCACGCTCGCCGCGGCCGCCGATGCGGCGCCGCTCGTCGGTGATCATCTTCCGCATGTACTCGTACTTGACGTCCTCGTAGTAGCCCTTGATCTCCTTCTCGCGGAGCGCGAGGGTCGCGAGCTTCGCCGCGTCGCCGCTGGCCTCCGCCTTGAGGGCCTCGAGGAGCTCCTTCTTGATCTCCGAGAGCCGGCCGTAGCGATCGTGCTTCTCGTTGCGGCCGTAAGCCTCGCGGACCTTCTCCCAGGTGAGCGAGCGCACCTTCGCGCGCAGCTCGACGTCGTTCTTGGGCGGCTCGAAGGCGCGCTTCGCCTTCGCGCCCTTGGCCTCGGCCAGCCGCTGCTGGGCCTTCAGGAGGTCCTGCACCGCCGCCTGCCCGAAGAGCAGGGCGTCGATCATGACCGCCTCGGAGACCTCCTGCGCGCCGCCCTCCACCATCACGATGGCGTCCGCCGAGGCGGCCATCACGATGTCGAGGTCCGCCGAGGCCCGCTGCGCGAGCGTCGGGTTCGCGACCAGCTGCCCGCCCACGCGCGCCACGCGCACGCCGGCGATGGGGCCGTTGAACGGGACGTCCGAGATCTGCAGCGCGGTCGAGGCGCCGGTCAGCGCCAGGACGTCGGTGTCGTTCTCCTGGTCGAAGGAGACGACGCTGGCGATGATCTGCGTCTCGTTCGAGTAGCCCTCGGGGAAGAGCGGGCGGCAGGAGCGGTCGACGATGCGGGAGACGAGCGTCTCCTTCTCGGTCGGCCGGCCCTCGCGGCGGAAGAAGCTGCCGGGCACCTTGCCGGCCGCGAAGAGCTTCTCCTGGTAGTCGACGGTGAGGGGGAAGAAGTCGATCCCCTCCTTCTTCTCCTTGGCCGAGACGACCGTCACGAGGACGATCGAGTCGCCCATGCGGACCCACACCGCGCCGTCCGCCTGCTTCGCGATCTTGCCCGTCTCGAGCAAGATCTCCTTGCCGCCGCACTGCACTCGCTGCTGGATGGGAGTCATTCTGGAGCTCCTCCTGAGAGCCGCGCGGCCGCCCCGAGGGCGACCGCGGCGTTCGTGGCCCGCGCCGGCGCTGACTTCAGCTTGCGGGCCGAGGAGCTTCGGTTCCTGACGGGGCCGCTCCTGCTCGAAGCAGGAGCCGTCCAGTCGGAAACGGAAGCACCCCGGGACCCGCCGTCGCGGGTGCTGCGTTCACTGCCGCCGAAGCGCGAGCGCCCCGGCCCCGAGGGGCCGAGGCGCCGTGGCTCCGGTTACTTCCGGATGCCGAGCTGGTCGATGAGCGTCTTGTACCGGTTCTGGTCGACCGTCCTGAGGTAGTCGAGCAGCCGGCGGCGCTGGCCGACGAGCTTGAGGAGCCCGCGGCGCGAGTGGTGGTCCTTCTTGTGCGTCTTGAAGTGCTCGGTGAGGTAGGTGATGCGCTCGCTGAGGATCGCCACCTGGACCTCGGGCGAGCCCGTGTCCTTGTCGTGCCGCCGGTACTTGGAGACGAGCTCGGTCTTCTTGTCCTGCAACAGCGCCATAGTTGCTGCTCCTGTCGTCGATTCCGTCACCGCCGCGGGGGCGAAGGCGTGCGCCACGGGCGACCGTAGACGGGTGGAGGGGGTGTGATAGTGGATTCCCGAGGAGCCGTCAACGGATGGCGGCGAGCACGCGGACCGGCCGGAGCACCCCCCCCTGGCCCACGCACACCGCCAGGA
The Anaeromyxobacter diazotrophicus genome window above contains:
- the dut gene encoding dUTP diphosphatase; amino-acid sequence: MSVAPVLKLRRVAHRGPPLELPGYHSAGAAGLDLRADEACTLAPGERRLVPTGLALELPPGHEGQVRPRSGLALKHGIGMVNAPGTVDQDYRGEVGVLLVNLGQLPFEVKRGERIAQLVVAPVVQVQVELAEELSDTGRGAGGFGSTGR
- the pnp gene encoding polyribonucleotide nucleotidyltransferase, with amino-acid sequence MTPIQQRVQCGGKEILLETGKIAKQADGAVWVRMGDSIVLVTVVSAKEKKEGIDFFPLTVDYQEKLFAAGKVPGSFFRREGRPTEKETLVSRIVDRSCRPLFPEGYSNETQIIASVVSFDQENDTDVLALTGASTALQISDVPFNGPIAGVRVARVGGQLVANPTLAQRASADLDIVMAASADAIVMVEGGAQEVSEAVMIDALLFGQAAVQDLLKAQQRLAEAKGAKAKRAFEPPKNDVELRAKVRSLTWEKVREAYGRNEKHDRYGRLSEIKKELLEALKAEASGDAAKLATLALREKEIKGYYEDVKYEYMRKMITDERRRIGGRGERDIRKITCEVGLLPRVHGSALFTRGETQALVATTLGTAEDEQRVEQLTGMIFKKFMLHYNFPPFSVGEVKFLRSPGRREIGHGALAERALRHVMPAEDKFPYTVRIVSDIMESNGSSSMASVCGGCLSLMDAGVPIKAPVAGIAMGLIKEGEKIAILSDILGDEDHLGDMDFKVCGTEAGITSIQMDIKIGGVTREILERALSQAAEGRKHILGEMLKSIQAPRADVSAYAPRITTIKIRPERIKDVIGPGGKVIKEITAQTGCAINIEDDGSISIASSDQERVAAAIKRIRDLTQEAEVGKTYLGTVRKIAEFGAFVEIFPGTDGLIHISELSDKRVKSVSDVLSEGEEVLVKVISVDRAGKIRLSRKEALADAAKKAEGAGGGSTQA
- the rpsO gene encoding 30S ribosomal protein S15, which gives rise to MALLQDKKTELVSKYRRHDKDTGSPEVQVAILSERITYLTEHFKTHKKDHHSRRGLLKLVGQRRRLLDYLRTVDQNRYKTLIDQLGIRK